The genomic stretch CACGCTTAAACTAATACTTTATGTGTTTTTAAGAACAGTGAtgatagaaaatgaaaaacaaacaaacaaacaaacaaacaaaaaaaccaccagTGATGAAGGAAAGGTCTGACTGTCAAAGATACATTTAAACAAGCTTCTAGGTGTCTGGCGTTTAAATGAAGATCTAATGCCCTTCAAGACACATATTAAAAATAccttatagggcccggcggcgtggcctagcggctaaaaagtcctcgtcttgaaagccccgggatcccatatgggcgccggttctaatcccggcagttccacttcccatccagctccctgcttgtggcctgggaaagcagtcgaggacagcccaaagcattgggatcctgcacccgtgtgggagatccggaagaggttcctggtcccggcatcggatcggcgcgtaccggcccgttgcggctcacttggggagtgaaacatcggatggaagatcttcctgtctgtctctcctcctctctgtatatccgcctttccaataacaataaaatctttaaaaaaaaaaaaataccttataAAAAATGAGggggcctgacacggtagcccagtggctgggataatcaccttgcatgtgccaggatcccatatgggcactggttctaatcttggcagccctgcttcccatccagctccctgcttgtggcctgggaaagcagtcggagttagcccaaagccttgggaccctgcacccatacaggagaccaagagggagctctgggctcctggctttggatcagctcagctccaagcattgcagccacttggggaataaatcagtgaacaaaagatcttcctctctgtctctcctcttctcctctttgctttttttttttttttaaagatttattattattggaaagccagatatacagagaggaggagagacagagaggaagatcttccattcgatgattcactccccaagtgagcagcaacgggccagtgctgtgctgatccgatgccgggaacctggaacctcttccgggtctcccacacttgggtgcagggtcccaatgctctgggccgtcctcgactgctttcccaggccacaaacagggagctgggtgggaagtggagctgccgggattagaaccagagcccatatgggatcccggggcgttcaaggcaaggacttttagccgctaggtcacgccgccaggcccctcttctctttgtatatctgattttccaataaaaataaatgtttttttaaaaagtgaggaaacagtgtttcttttctccttgacCAGGGAGATGTCTCAGACACCAAAGTTAACTTCACCAGTGATAGGACAGAAGGCAGCAGGTACTACTAACAGACTCACTGAGAAAGCATGGATCACAGGATCATCAGTCAAACCCAGGCTGAGGAGTGCTACACAGTAAAGGACCTGTCCTCTTACTGCAGTTAAGGCCAGATTTATCTTCCTCATTTTGAGAATTCTAATTGTGCTCAAAACCCTTATTTTTAGGGAATAGATGCTCAAGTTCGCAGTGACCAAAGGACATCACAGCTGCAATATATTCTCAAATGTTtcagaaaaagatacagaaatacaaacgtagcccagcacgatggcacaattagctaatcctcccctgcaagcacaggcatcccataagggtgccagtttgtgttccagagcttcacttcccctccagctgcttacttgtggcctggggaagcagcagaggatggtctaatgccctgggaccctgcacctgcatgggagacccgaaggaagctcctagctcttggcttcagatcagctcagctctattgttgtggccacctggagagtgaatcagcagatggaaatctatctccttctctctggaaatctgtctttccaattagaatagataaatcttaaacacacacaaatacaacaAAACTTAGCAAATATAGTAAAACATTACATTTGGAGAATCTGAGTGAAGGGCATACAGAGATTTTTTTGTGCTATCTTTGCACGTTTTCTCTAAGTCTGAAACTTtggtattaaaaaacaaaatcagggcccggcggcgtggcctagcaactaaagtcctcaaattgaacgccccgggatcccatatgggtgccggttctaatcccggcagctccacttcccatccagctccctgcttgtggcctgggaaagcagttgaggacggcccaaagcattgggaccctgcacccttgtgggagacctggaggaggttcctggttcccagcttcagatcggcgcagcactggccgttgcagctcacttggggagtgaatcatcagacggaagatcttcctctctgtctctcctcctctctgtatatctgactttgtaataaaataaataaatcttacaaaaaaaaatcaaaaaacaaaaactttgatTCTTGTGGGCCCACACTGTgttccctggctgctctgggcttCAGTTCAGAACAGGGCATTACGGTGAAAACGAGAGAGGATGCAGAATCTGAGCAATTCCTGGAGGACTCAATCCTTCACCCCATACCCTATTTCCCTGGAGCCCAGATACAAACATGAGTATGCGAAGCAGCCATAGGAACTACTGAACGTTCCAGGAAAATGCacctcctcttttctttttctcccccacATGAACTTAGATGAAGGCAGAAGGTCAGAAATTGGGACTGCTCACCTTCTCACTGTGAAGGATGGCGTGCAGGGCAGCCTCCCTGCAGAGTGCAGTCAGGTCGGCGCCCACATAGCCCACTGTCATTTCTGCCAGGAGCCCTAAATCCATCTCCCTGGAGACCGGCATCTTCGAGGTCAGCACTTCCAGAATCGCTTGCCTTTGCTGGACAGTGGGAGTCCCAATCACAATCTATATGTAAAATAGAGCAAAAAAATCTTAGTTTACACTTTAGCAAATGCACATGATTTATCCTCACAAACACAACATTCAGTGAACCATTATGTAATGAGTACCCTACATTTTCAAGCACAGCCAAGACTCTAGATAAATAAAACCCTaactttgggcccggcacggtagcctagcggctcaagcaCCTagcacgcgccaggatctcatatgggcaccagttctaaacccggcagccccgcttcccatccagctcctttcttgtagcctgggaaagcagtcgaggatggcccaaagccttgggaccctgcacccgtgtgggagatccggaagaggctccaggctcctggctttggatcagctcagctctggctgttgtggtcacttggggagtaaatcgtcAGACGGGggatctctgtttttcctcctctttgcacatctgactttccaactaaaaaccaaaaaaaaaaaaaaacaaaaaaaaacccaaccaaaaccaaaaccaaacaaaaccctTACTTCCCCGTAACCCTGCCTGGAGAATTGCACAAGGACAATTATTTGGCACTTCACAAGTTCCATTATTTCTGAGAAGCTACCAAGTCCTGGAAACCAAGAACAGAATAATAAACCTCAAAATCTGGTCCCTGCGCTATGAAGCACCATCAGGAGACTGACACTAGATGGTGCAAGGAAGAAATTCACCCAACAACAGATAAAGCAAAAAATACACAATTATTTCTCTTTAGCATCCCAGCACAAGGGGCTGGCAcaacggctcaactggctaaccttcCACCTCtgagcaccaggatcctatgcaggtgctggtttgcatcccagctgctccacttccaaatcagttcctcgctaatggccagggaaaccagtggaggacggcccaaagcctgcaccagtgtgggagatccagaagctcctggcttggactggctcagctccagccactgcagccatttggggaacaaatcagcgTGTGTccttctctgcaaaatctgcctttccaaaaaaagtaaaatttttttttttttttttaagacttaatcatttttattggaaagccggatatacagagaggaggagagacagagaggaagatcatccatccaatgattcactccccaagtgagcagcaacggccggtgctgcgccgatctgaagctgggaacctggaacctcttctaggtctcccacacaggtgcagggtcctaaagtattgggccattctcgactgctttcccaggccacaagcagggagctggatgggaagtggagctgccgggattagaaccggcgcacacaTGGGaacccggcgcgttcaaggctaggactttagttgctaggccacagtgctgggcccaaaaaaaagtaaattctttaaaaaaagattaccaCACACATAAAAGTCACTGAATTACTAAATTTCACACTTTTCTGTAGCAATAGAAACTAAACTGCAGATATGTTCTCAACCGCCATCAATTGCACAATTGTGTTGAACTGTTCTTTCACTTTACAATTTGCCCCTATGGAAGTCATACAAAAAGCATACAAGGCTCTAACTGGAGTTTTGGCCCACGCTATGGTCAATTTCTGCAAACCTTACTTAGAACTGTGTTTCACAGACACGGCTTGATGGTCTAGGTCATTACCAGCAACTCAACAAGCTCTGCTTTCACCACAAAACGAAGCAGCCTCTGGGACAGGGCTTTGATACCACACCTATTACTATCTGGAAACCATGGACTGTTGTTTTAATGCTTATTTCAGGCTGGCTCTCCCACTGACCTCCAATTCACTGGTGGGCTTATCCTAATACACAGCTTCTCCTCGGCTTTCAACATGCTAGCTTAACCGCAGTTACTCCCAACAGTTATTCTCATGGGCACACTTCAAACATGAAGCAAATCCAAGACATGAGAGGTGCTCACAGCGATACACTGCACTCAGTATGGCTGAATTTATGACAACTGCTGTGGAAATAATGCTCTCAATTCCCTTTTATGGCATCTATCAAAACAACTTCCTGTTAAGTAATGTGATATTTTGATGTTCGggtttcctacttttttttttacaaattcatAGAGCCAAACTCTTCAACTGAATATACAGGAGACACATGGTTCAACTCACCCCTCAACCTGACAAGGAATGCCTTAATCCACAATACCTGCATTATTTCCTCTCTGACTCCCGCCTTATTTCAACAAACTCCTTTACATCTATGTTACATTCCCATTCCAACTCTGAGTTTAAACTGCTCAAAGCACATCAAGGTCCCTTACACATTAATATAATACTCATTTTCAGGACCCGCTCAAGGAAACGAATACTCTATAATGACCAGTCTGCCTCCCAAGCGATTTGACTCCGCGAACAGGTGCTGGGCACTGACCACATATGAACAACGGCGTTCTCGGCATTACAAAGAGCCCTATTCCAGCCTCACTGCCTCCCACACCCTTAACACCGCAGGGCAGCCAAGGAGGGCCAGCAGAGACTTAGGTTCCAGGGCCAATTCACCTCTCGGTCAAATCTCCCGGGTCTGCGCAGCGCTGGATCCAGCGCATCGGGCCGGTTGGTGGCTCCAACTACCACCACCTCGTGGTCTGCACTGATGCCGTCCAGCAGTGTCAACACCTGGGCCACCACGCGGCTCTCGGGGGCTCGGTGCGGACCTCCTCGCCGGGGGCACAGGGCGTCCACCTCGTCCAGGAAGAGGATGCTGGGCCCGCGGCGGGCCAGCGCCCGGGCGCGCTGGAAGACCTGCCGGACGTTCTCTTCGGTCTCCCCAGGCCGGGAGCCCTGCAGCGCCGGGGCACTCACGGCCAGCAGCTCGGCGCCCACCTCCCGCGCCACAGCACGCACCAGCTGCGTCTTGCCCACTCCGGGCGGGCCAGCGAGGAGCACCCCGCGGGGTACGGCTAGTCCCAGCGCCGCCAGTGCCCTGGGGTAGCGCAGCGGCAGCAGGAGGAGCTCCCGCAGCGAGTCGGCCGCCTCCGAGAGGCCCCCGAGGGGCACCTCAGCCTTGGGCTCTGCTCTGGACGGGGGCTGCGGGCCGAGGCCGATGCAGGTGCGAGGGGTCACCAGGCCTGCCGGATCCGGGCGGGGGGTCCCGCTGAGGATGTGCAGGGCGGCCACAGGGCCGGGGACGCCCGGCGGAGCGGCCACCACGTGGCCGAGGGAGACGGGACGGTTCCTCAACAGCTCCTGCGCGGCCTCCAGCACCTCGGCTTCAGGCTGGGCGCCCAGCGCGCCCGCCGGCTCTCGTAACTCCGGCCACACGGTGAGGCGGCGCAGGGGCGGACAGGGCACCGGGCGGAGGCAGCTCAGGCCGAGCGTCCTCCGGACCCCCGGCGGCCCTATTGCCGCCCCGGGGCTCGCGCACTGCAGGTCCAGCTGCACAAAGCCATCCGCTCCGTCCCGCCGAGGCCAGGCCGTGCAGAGGCAGGAGCCGCCGTCGGGCAGCGAGATCTTCAGCGCCGAGCCCAAGTGTGCGCCCAGAGCGCGGAGGGCGGCCGGGCCGAGGCGGCAGCGCTGGGTGTCCCGGTCCCTAGCGTCTACCGGGAGCAGCTGGAAGAGCGGCTCCTCGGGAGAGGGGCCCGAGTCCGTGGACATGGCACGCGAAAAGCACGAGGCCTAGGGCACAAGAGCAGTTTTCCACCCGGGCGGGAAAGGCCGGAACACCGCACCTGCACCGGAAGCAGGTGGCGCGCGTGCGTAGGAGGCAGGCCTTTCGGTTGCTAGGAGCTGAGTGAAGGCCGAAAGGGCCAATCGGAAAGTTAGTTGCTGTTGTTACTCTTAGGAGGGCGTTCGGTGAAGTTGAGCAACTCACTCAGTTACAGGTGTCTGGGAGGTAGTGTGGACAGACCTGACTGGGTTAGTATTACGTACCTGGTGGTTGCCCACACTTTGGGAGTCACTGCATCGCATCCTATGTCTTGCATGCCCCACGGCTGCTGTGGGTGCCATGTCAGCCTGGAGACGGCTGTGTTGGGGAAGAAATTCCGACTGTTCGCCGGTTGTTTAGGAGCCCTGGTGCTCATGGCTTACACGAGCTGGAGTAGCTGAAAATACAACTTTGGTGCTTTTCATAACCAGGATTTCAAGCTCAACtttcctacagaaaaaaaaaaaaaaaccaccagagTAACAAGGACGATAGGCAGTTGGTAGAATGAGGGCATGTCAGGCTGTCAGATTTATCTGCTGCACCGGTGCATTCGTTCCGATGCCTGAATTACTTCTTTGTAATCCTATAGCAGCATCCATGGCAAATAGTGTTGGATCTGGGATCACAAGCCCAGTGCCAGTTCCTAGTCCCTTGCCATCCAACTGCTATGACTTCACAGAAAACTCACCTGGTCTCCACTGCACTTTCCTGGTTATAGTGCTGGAACCACTTAAAAGAAACCAAACAATAGCACAGCCAAAAGAAGTTCTGAAATGGATAAGTCaccctttcctgttttttttttttttctttcaaactcaatgtttgattttctgaaatggaAAACCATTGCTTTTACTGGCCTCTGAGGATGAGAATAAAATGCAGCTGAAGTTATTCTTCCATTATGCCTGTACCTCATGAAGTCTCTTTTGTTCCAGTTCCAAGAAGCTTTGGGATCTAAGAAAGGGGAAGAAGATGTGATTGTTGAAGAACAATCACATAAATTCATAAAGAACAGTCATGTGAAAAAGTGAGGTCAATTTATGGGTGTCTCcagaacagaactgaccaggaagCCAAAGTTTAATGTCATGACATTGAGCCTTCCAGCATGGTCATGTGGAAAATACAGCAAGAAACATAGCTGAAACCAAGCTAAGGAAATCAGTACAGGCAGGCAAAGGAACTTAAACAGCCTTCAAGTTTTCTGTATTGGTTTCAAACAGAGATGGCGGCTGTGATATTAGGACTGTGGTTTGGAAGAAACACCGTGTTGCTTTGGATTTCTGAGAGGTTGAATCAAATGAGAGTCCTCTAGTAGGGCCTGTATACACACTAAATATTCACTTCATCTCCCCCCTAAAAGGTCTGGTTGTTAGATTAAATAATAAGCAAAAGTAACAAGGGATCCTGATCCTGCGTCCTCAGTTCCCATGCACTCTTagcaaaactgattttttttttgcaatcagCCAGTAAAATACTTTAGGTGAGACCATTGGCACCATTATTATTTTAACCACCTGAGCATCTGTATTTATCATAGTATTCAATGGCACATCTTGTAGGAAACCATTCTAATGGAAGTTATGTGAATCTTTTGCTTATTTGTCTATACAGTCCCAAATTTGGTAATTTTGTGAATTGAAGAGTAGCAGTTAAACATCAAAAGATTGAACCGCTAGAGGGAGTCAGAACCCAGTTAGTCTGAAGTCTACCAGCTTGTAGACTAACGTTCCCAGTTGTTTCTATTCGATTTCCCAGCATACACCCAGGAGTATGAAACCATCTCTGTAATTTGTGCCTTCACGAAACGTATACTCTAGTGGAGAAGACACTATATAATGTCTTGGTCTATTCCAACTGCTGACAGGAAGTAAACATCAAATATTTCTTGAAGCTCTTGAAGCTGGGTAATCAGTAGTCAAGGCACTGGCAGATACAGTGTTTGGTGGGGATTCACTTCTCATtccttgtcatttttttaaaacaatttatttctattgggaagtcagatatacagagagaaggggagacagaaagatcttccatcctctggctcactccccaaatggccacaacagctggagctgagccgttctgaagccaggagcccggagccccttccaggtctcccacacaggtgcaggatcccaagactttgggctattctTGATTGTTGCTGTCCCACAGCCATGGACTTGATGCATGGAAccaataataacacacgtggacttTGACTGATGGCCAAAAGCCAacgtttattagtagcatcagactttatacactgagggtcatacaggataagggaggaagtattgagcttatcaacaaaacccatcaactgttttctatacttttgtttggaactccttttgttttgtatattctaccaagtgttctcattctcatgctgtccactcaactgttctcatacaaatgatatccaatcagtgtTGGATggatacaaaaggtatccattcagttgttatcatacaaatattatccaatcaattgtaatccagGGCTCTCTGACCTTCCAGGGTCATAATGTCCTTCTAcacttgattgctttcccaggccccaggcagagagctgaataggaaacaGGGtggccgggatatgaaccggtgcctatatgggatcctggcacatgcaaggcaagggtttaactAACCACTAGACTATCAAGCAGGGCCCTAGAATATTTCTTAAGAAGACTTAGAGGCAGGGGATTGCTAGACAAAAATAATCTGCAGGTGGAATTTCATAGAACATCATTCTGAAAGTCCAGTTTTGCAGATTGTCAAGTAACTGCTCATTTTTTCATTTCCTAGAAATTAATATTAAGATAATTTTCCCTATTATGTTGATTCACATAATTCCAcacaagtatgtgtgtgtatatatatatagtgtgtgtgtgtgtataggcatatatatatattatgttcattttttttcttaagaaggt from Ochotona princeps isolate mOchPri1 chromosome 6, mOchPri1.hap1, whole genome shotgun sequence encodes the following:
- the AFG2B gene encoding ATPase family gene 2 protein homolog B isoform X1, producing MSTDSGPSPEEPLFQLLPVDARDRDTQRCRLGPAALRALGAHLGSALKISLPDGGSCLCTAWPRRDGADGFVQLDLQCASPGAAIGPPGVRRTLGLSCLRPVPCPPLRRLTVWPELREPAGALGAQPEAEVLEAAQELLRNRPVSLGHVVAAPPGVPGPVAALHILSGTPRPDPAGLVTPRTCIGLGPQPPSRAEPKAEVPLGGLSEAADSLRELLLLPLRYPRALAALGLAVPRGVLLAGPPGVGKTQLVRAVAREVGAELLAVSAPALQGSRPGETEENVRQVFQRARALARRGPSILFLDEVDALCPRRGGPHRAPESRVVAQVLTLLDGISADHEVVVVGATNRPDALDPALRRPGRFDREIVIGTPTVQQRQAILEVLTSKMPVSREMDLGLLAEMTVGYVGADLTALCREAALHAILHSEKNQNNPMIDEADFLEAFKKIQPSSFRSVLGLVDVKPVDWEHIGGLEDVKLKLRQSIEWPLKFPREFVRMGLTQPKGVLLCGPPGCAKTTLVRALATSCHCSFVSVSGADLFSPFVGDSEKMLSQVFRQARANTPAIVFLDEIDSILGSRSLSRTGCNVQERVLSVLLNELDGVGLKTIERRGSKSSQQESQEVFNRHVMIVAATNRPEMLDDALLRPGRFDKIIYIPPPDQKGRLSILEICTKTMPIGPDVSLEHLAAETCFFSGADLRNLCKEAALLALQEDGLQASIVRHDHFLQSLKVVKPSLSHEDLTLYENLIKKEF
- the AFG2B gene encoding ATPase family gene 2 protein homolog B isoform X2, with the translated sequence MSTDSGPSPEEPLFQLLPVDARDRDTQRCRLGPAALRALGAHLGSALKISLPDGGSCLCTAWPRRDGADGFVQLDLQCASPGAAIGPPGVRRTLGLSCLRPVPCPPLRRLTVWPELREPAGALGAQPEAEVLEAAQELLRNRPVSLGHVVAAPPGVPGPVAALHILSGTPRPDPAGLVTPRTCIGLGPQPPSRAEPKAEVPLGGLSEAADSLRELLLLPLRYPRALAALGLAVPRGVLLAGPPGVGKTQLVRAVAREVGAELLAVSAPALQGSRPGETEENVRQVFQRARALARRGPSILFLDEVDALCPRRGGPHRAPESRVVAQVLTLLDGISADHEVVVVGATNRPDALDPALRRPGRFDREIVIGTPTVQQRQAILEVLTSKMPVSREMDLGLLAEMTVGYVGADLTALCREAALHAILHSEKNQNNPMIDEADFLEAFKKIQPSSFRSVLGLVDVKPVDWEHIGGLEDVKLKLRQSIEWPLKFPREFVRMGLTQPKGVLLCGPPGCAKTTLVRALATSCHCSFVSVSGADLFSPFVGDSEKMLSQVFRQARANTPAIVFLDEIDSILGSRSLSRTGCNVQERVLSVLLNELDGVGLKTIERRGSKSSQQGKYKELEKMKRVSRSF